A single Lolium perenne isolate Kyuss_39 chromosome 6, Kyuss_2.0, whole genome shotgun sequence DNA region contains:
- the LOC127305298 gene encoding probable E3 ubiquitin-protein ligase RHB1A, with the protein MGGCCCFSSGRSDVDRAPVHIYHQQNQEEHEPLSSAFEGSSPASAVVAVDTNLDTSTPDTYRAPPAPLPYDVGLPENSDLEKSDIKNKKDDQEESLKVDEYESCEKGVPEDKPEEEDVCPICLEEYDEENPRSITKCEHHFHLCCILEWMERSETCPVCDQITLIDEMYE; encoded by the exons ATGGGTGGCTGCTGTTGTTTTTCATCAGGAAGATCTGACGTGGATAGAGCGCCGGTTCATATCTAC CACCAACAGAATCAAGAAGAGCATGAACCATTGTCTTCTGCCTTTGAAGGATCATCTCCGGCTTCTGCTGTAGTCGCAGTTGACACAAATCTGGACACATCCACTCCTGACACTTATCGGGCTCCACCTGCACCATTGCCGTATGATGTTGGCTTGCCTGAAAACTCTG ATTTGGAGAAGTCAGATATTAAGAACAAAAAGGATGATCAGGAGGAATCTTTAAAGGTGGATGAATATGAATCATGTGAAAAAGGTGTCCCTGAAGACAAGCCTGAGGAGGAGGATGTTTGCCCTATCTGCCTTGAAG aatatgatgaagaaaatcCCCGCTCTATTACCAAGTGTGAGCATCATTTCCATCTGTGTTGCATCCTTGAATGGATGGAGCGAAGTGAAACTTGCCCAGTCTGTGACCAG ATAACTTTGATAGACGAGATGTATGAATAG
- the LOC127305300 gene encoding calmodulin-binding receptor-like cytoplasmic kinase 2: protein MVAPALSLLSSIYTVRRLRRPFVVDSLEWCVCRWGDMAGRDHRRNVSSLSAGRHERRSAGPSPLWSQQLPAGSGSGRAKSLFRSIGVWFSSLPTSSSKKKKMSKAALPAPDDAIKKPPSFGHGTGRPSLLRGAGGLYSNTSGRGSVGAGQQFQSSVFTMDEILKATDNFSPALKIGQGGFGAVYKGVLPDGTVVAVKRARTKSPHVDVEFRSEVKIMARVEHQSLVRFYGYLEHGDERVVVIEHVPGGTLREHLDRCHGRFLELGARLDIAIDVAHGVTYLHMYSDHPIIHRDIKSSNILLTASLRAKVADFGFARLGAGFGSGGDSNGGGGAGGARPHVTTQVKGTAGYLDPEYLKTCQLTDRSDVYSFGVLLVELVSGRRPIEAKRDMQERLTARWAMRRLVEGRAAEEVLDPCLLRTAAAGCAAEAVLELAFRCMGPVRDERPSMDDCCRALWAVRKTYRDMVATTMGAYDAFSDRASSSSASTGTGELCRV, encoded by the exons ATGGTCGCGCCAGCCTTGTCTTTGCTCTCCTCTATATACACCGTACGTCGTCTTCGCCGCCCGTTCGTGGTCGACTCTTTGGAGTGGTGCGTGTGTAGGTGGGGGGACATGGCCGGACGCGACCACCGCAGGAACGTGTCGTCGTTGTCGGCCGGGCGGCATGAGCGGCGATCGGCGGGGCCGAGCCCCTTGTGGTCGCAGCAGCTTCCcgccggcagcggcagcggcagggCCAAGTCCCTGTTTCGGTCCATCGGCGTCTGGTTCAGCTCGCTCCCCACGTCGTcctccaagaagaagaagatgtccAAGGCGGCACTGCCGGCGCCGGACGACGCGATCAAGAAGCCACCTT CATTCGGCCACGGTACCGGGCGGCCGTCGTTGCTCCGGGGAGCAGGAGGGCTGTACAGCAACACCAGCGGGAGGGGGAGCGTGGGCGCGGGGCAGCAGTTCCAGAGCTCGGTTTTCACCATGGACGAGATCCTCAAGGCGACGGACAACTTCTCCCCGGCGCTCAAGATCGGGCAGGGCGGGTTCGGCGCCGTGTACAAGGGCGTCCTCCCCGACGGCACGGTGGTGGCCGTGAAGCGCGCCCGCACCAAGAGCCCGCACGTGGACGTGGAGTTCCGCAGCGAGGTGAAGATCATGGCGCGCGTGGAGCACCAGAGCCTGGTCCGCTTCTACGGCTACCTGGAGCACGGCGACGAGCGGGTCGTCGTCATCGAGCACGTCCCCGGCGGCACCCTCCGCGAGCACCTCGACCGGTGCCACGGCCGGTTCCTGGAGCTCGGCGCGCGGCTGGACATCGCCATCGATGTCGCCCACGGGGTCACGTACCTGCACATGTACTCCGACCACCCCATCATCCACCGCGACATCAAGTCCTCCAACATCCTCCTCACCGCCTCGCTGCGCGCCAAGGTGGCCGACTTCGGCTTCGCGCGCCTCGGCGCCGGCTTCGGCTCCGGCGGCGACTccaacggcggcggcggggccggaGGGGCGAGGCCGCACGTGACGACGCAGGTGAAGGGCACGGCGGGGTACCTGGACCCGGAGTACCTCAAGACGTGCCAGCTGACGGACCGGAGCGACGTCTACTCCTTCGGGGTGCTGCTGGTGGAGCTGGTGTCCGGGCGGCGGCCCATCGAGGCGAAGCGGGACATGCAGGAGCGGCTGACGGCGCGGTGGGCGATGCGGCGGCTGGTGGaggggcgggcggcggaggaggtgcTGGACCCGTGCCTGCTGCGGACGGCCGCGGCGGGGTGCGCGGCGGAGGCGGTGCTGGAGCTGGCGTTCCGGTGCATGGGCCCCGTCAGGGACGAGCGGCCGAGCATGGACGACTGCTGCCGCGCGCTCTGGGCCGTCAGGAAGACGTACAGGGACATGGTGGCCACCACCATGGGCGCCTACGACGCCTTCTCCGACCGGGCAAGCTCGTCCAgcgccagcaccggcaccggcgagCTCTGCAGGGTGTGA